Proteins from one Carcharodon carcharias isolate sCarCar2 chromosome 19, sCarCar2.pri, whole genome shotgun sequence genomic window:
- the tekt2 gene encoding tektin-2: protein MATLSLKAAQRYSVPDWFSNNNQISTSSERQRYMSHQIRQEGRALRNETNNQTKWDQEDNSTRLAERMDEVERWKENLENTLGDINTEIDALSKSKEEAELALEAKNLNLDVATENLTLREGRQDIDLVTDQVHEQLLKEVEVIDGSKKALQQKITEAFEQLCLLMEAHQQLIFDINNKKDALNIDGVALSLNNNSPNISFKPNPLRIPPGSTTKQQWDMFSRYNKDRADAEMKASTSLREAISATIKHTDNEIEAQRVATDFAFRKRIHEFEQALSELKWQEKNLSEEIADLEEDIRRLEADLRAKAAPLKVAHTRLETRTYRPNVDLTRDDAQYGLVDEVHQLEGTIEALKQKLAQSQDALTSLYKQLARVQEDIGFKTHSLCLDKHSMDVRAKLTTPPEKYVSKMDSFTRTPNRQLSEIKCRQLELL from the exons ATGGCAACGCTAAGTTTAAAGGCAGCTCAAAGGTACTCTGTTCCAGACTGGTTCTCCAACAATAACCAGATTTCAACCAGTTCAGAAAGACAGCGTTATATGTCCCATCAGATACGCCAAGAAGGCAGGGCCCTGCGGAATGAAACCAACAATCAG ACTAAATGGGATCAAGAAGACAACAGCACCAGACTCGCCGAACGTATGGATGAGGTAGAGCGATGGAAAGAAAACTTAGAGAACACTCTTGGCGACATTAACACTGAGATAGATGCTTTAAGCAAA AGTAAGGAGGAAGCAGAACTTGCTTTAGAAGCCAAGAATCTGAATCTCGATGTTGCCACTGAGAATCTGACTTTACGGGAAGGCCGACAGGATATTGATCTTGTGACGGATCAAGTGCATGAACAGCTTCTTAAGGAAGTTGAGGTGATCGATGGCTCAAAGAAAGCTCTTCAGCAAAAAATCACTGAAGCCTTTGAACAACTCTG TTTGTTGATGGAAGCGCATCAGCAGTTAATCTTTGATATCAACAATAAAAAGGATGCTTTGAATATTGATGGAGTCGCCTTGTCACTCAACAATAACTCCCCAAATATCTCCTTCAAACCGAACCCATTACGTATCCCTCCAGG CTCCACCACTAAACAGCAATGGGATATGTTCAGTCGGTACAACAAGGATCGTGCAGATGCAGAGATGAAAGCTTCGACCAGTCTCCGTGAAGCAATTTCAGCTACCATTAAACAT ACTGATAACGAAATAGAGGCACAACGGGTTGCCACGGACTTTGCCTTCAGGAAGAGAATTCATGAATTTGAACAGGCGCTTAGTGAATTGAAGTGGCAGGAGAAAAAT CTCTCGGAGGAGATCGCAGATCTTGAAGAGGATATTCGACGCCTTGAAGCAGATCTTCGAGCTAAGGCTGCCCCTTTAAAGGTGGCTCATACAAGACTCGAGACTCGCACCTACCGACCTAATGTTGATCTCACCAGAGATGAT GCACAGTATGGACTGGTAGATGAGGTTCATCAGTTGGAGGGGACCATCGAAGCGCTCAAACAGAAACTTGCCCAATCTCA ggatgctttgactTCTCTGTACAAGCAACTTGCTCGTGTACAAGAGGATATCGGCTTCAAgacccattcactctgtcttgatAAGCACAGCATGGATGTAAGAGCAAAACTAACAACTCCACCTGAGAAATATGTGTCAAAGATGGATAGCTTCACCCGTACACCCAACCGACAACTGTCAGAAATTAAATGCCGACAACTTGAATTATTATAA